One Engraulis encrasicolus isolate BLACKSEA-1 chromosome 5, IST_EnEncr_1.0, whole genome shotgun sequence DNA segment encodes these proteins:
- the LOC134448529 gene encoding LOW QUALITY PROTEIN: uncharacterized methyltransferase YdaC-like (The sequence of the model RefSeq protein was modified relative to this genomic sequence to represent the inferred CDS: substituted 1 base at 1 genomic stop codon), whose protein sequence is MMFYRAIARQLGHPTQSLGGWLASKIFIRRNRLVEESAVALCGISPGDTVLELGHGPGLGLEAAARLLTAPSGHLLGVDYSEYMHQVAGKRLSALVASGKVRLHHCDVAAMPIADSSVDKVFHCNCYYFWSDLKKGGAEIHRVMKAGGLMVTVLRLELVXQAASQNIFTGESWRPEDYMKALEHVGFANVRMEDRTDTNITFQVIFATASK, encoded by the exons ATG ATGTTTTACAGAGCAATAGCCCGCCAACTTGGGCATCCCACTCAAAGCCTGGGGGGATGGCTGGCGTCAAAGATCTTCATCCGGCGCAACAGACTGGTAGAGGAGAGCGCAGTGGCACTGTGTGGCATCTCCCCTGGGGACACGGTGCTAGAGCTGGGCCACGGCCCCGGACTCGGCCTGGAGGCAGCCGCCCGCCTCCTCACCGCACCCAGCGGACACCTACTGGGAGTGGACTACTCCGAATACATGCACCAGGTGGCAG GTAAGAGGCTGTCGGCTCTGGTGGCGAGCGGGAAGGTGAGGCTGCACCACTGTGACGTGGCCGCCATGCCCATAGCGGACAGCAGCGTTGACAAGGTGTTCCACTGCAACTGCTACTACTTCTGGTCCGACCTCAAGAAAGGCGGCGCAGAGATACACCGCGTCATGAAAGCAG GTGGTCTAATGGTGACAGTGCTGAGGCTCGAGTTAGTGTAGCAAGCAGCATCTCAGAACATCTTCACTGGGGAGAGCTGGCGACCAGAGGACTACATGAAGGCATTGGAGCATGTTGGCTTCGCTAACGTCAGAATGGAGGACAGGACCGACACAAACATCACATTTCAAGTCATCTTTGCCACGGCTTCAAAATAA